From the Paenibacillus sp. MMS20-IR301 genome, the window CCAGCAGGCGCTGCTGCAGGTACTGAATCATGCCGGGCCGGGGATTGAGCTGAAGATTGCCAACTCGGTCTGGGGTATGGAGGGGCTGCCGCTGCGCAAGGAATATCTCCAGGTAAGTGAGGCGAGCTATAACGCGGAGATTCAGACAACGGATCTCGCTGCAGCGAAATCCGTTACGGTGATTAATGACTGGGTGGCGGATCATACGGAGCACAAAATCAAAGAGATGCTGACAGAGCCGCCGGGGCCGCAGGCTGTGGCTGTACTTGTCAACGCGCTTTATTTCAAAGGCGGCTGGACTGATGTGTTCCCGGAAGCGGCTACTGCACCGGCAAGCTTTTATCCCCCGGATGGTGCGGCTGTGCAGGCGATGATGATGCAGCGGAGCGGGTTGTTCCAGTATACCGCTAACGAAAAGTGGCAGGCAGTGAAGCTGTCTTACGGGGAAGGCCAGATGGAGATGGTGGTCATTCTTCCGGATGAGAAGTCTTCACTTCAGGAGCTTGCGGCACAGCTTGCTTCAGGCGGCCTTTCGCCGGATGAGGGCTTTGCCGGCACCAGAGGCACGCTCCGCCTGCCGCGGTTTACTGCCAGCTACGGGACAGAACTCAAGCCGGCGCTGCAGCAGCTTGGCGTG encodes:
- a CDS encoding serpin family protein, which produces MSYSERQAAAAKLDFGLAEKSNRLGVQLLGELWEPGGGNLTVSPYSVAAALSLAYNGAAGGTAEELGEVLGYAPGERSALNSSQQALLQVLNHAGPGIELKIANSVWGMEGLPLRKEYLQVSEASYNAEIQTTDLAAAKSVTVINDWVADHTEHKIKEMLTEPPGPQAVAVLVNALYFKGGWTDVFPEAATAPASFYPPDGAAVQAMMMQRSGLFQYTANEKWQAVKLSYGEGQMEMVVILPDEKSSLQELAAQLASGGLSPDEGFAGTRGTLRLPRFTASYGTELKPALQQLGVKLAFDQDRGDFSQLADLDSPIYFSKVIHKTYIDVNERGTEAAASTVIEMRAGSAPPAEAPFEMTVNRPFLFMIRDVQTRLVLFLGVIENPVSTGS